The Azotosporobacter soli DNA segment CGGTGCCGCCCGCGCCCGCATGCAGCGTCAAAATCGCATTGTTGCGGTCGTATTCGCCCGATAAGAGCAGCGTCAGCTGCAGCGCTTCCAGTTCGCTGCGCATTTCATCAAGCGCCGCGGTCACTTCGTCATAGACGCTTTCATCCTCTTCTTCCGTACCCATCTGCCAGAGCAGTTCGACGTCTTCATGCCGCTGCGTCAGCTGATAGTACTGCGCGATGTTGTCCTTGATGCCGGTCAGTTCCTGCGCGACTTTTTGCGCTTCGGCGGGATCGTCCCAAAAACCGGGCGCCGCCATCTTGTCTTCTAATAATGCGATTCGTTCCTCTTTGCCGACGACGTCAAAGAGAATCCCTCACTTCCTGCAATTGTTTAGCTAACTCCACTATCGGCAGACGCAAATCTTCCAATAACAACGCATTCCACCCCGTTTCACACGGCCAACAGGGCGTGCTTTCGCCCCGCCCTGCCTGTCCGCTATTTCTTCTCTATTGGCTCATGGCTTTTGGCTCATGGCTTACGGCTATTGGCTCGTAGTAGCCCGAAGCCATTAGCCGTTCTGCCTAGCCCATCGCTATGGCTCATAGCTCGTAGCCCTGAGCCCTTAGCCGTACTGCCACTAACCGCTCCATCATCGCTATCCGTTGACGCCGCAGCATTTCTTATACTTCTTGCCGCTGCCGCACGGGCACAGTTCGTTTCGTCCGGTCTGGTCGCCGTGTTCGATCGGCTTCTTCGCCGCCGCTTCGCCGTCTTCGCCGTGCGTGGCATGAGCCTGCTGCAGGCGGTCTTCCGGTTGCGTCACGATATTGACATGGTACATGTATTTGACGATGTCGCCCTGAATGTTTTCGATCATCTGTTGGAACATATCGAACGCTTCGATCTTATATTCGATCAGCGGATCTTTTTGGCCGTAAGCGCGCAGGCCGATGCCCTCACGCAGCATGTCCATCGCATCGAGATGTTCCATCCATTTGTTGTCGACCACTTTCAGCATGACCACTTTTTCCAGTTCACGCATGTTATCCGCGCCGAACGCTTCCTCACGCGCTTCATAGCCGTCGCGCGCCACTTCCAGCAAACGCTCGTGCAGCTCTTCGCGGCTCAGTTTTTCCAGCTCGCCGACCGTCAGTAGTTTCGGCGTCGCAAAATATTCTTCGCACTCTTCAATCAACGCCGCATAGTCCCAGTCTTCCGGATACAGCTTTTCATTGGCATGCGCATCGAGCATGTCCTGCACCAGTTTCTCCAGCATATGCGTGATGTTTTCCTTCAGGTTGTCGCCGAGCAGAATCTGACGCCGCTGTCCATAAATGACTTCGCGCTGCTGGTTCATGACGTCGTCATATTCGAGGACATGTTTGCGGATATCGAAGTTGCGCGCTTCGACCTTCTTCTGCGCCTGTTCGATCGAACGGGTAATCAGACTGTGCTCGATCGGTTCGTCTTCTTCCATGCCCAGCTTGTCCATGATGCCGGCGATGTTGTCCGAACCGAAAAGGCGCATCAGGTCATCTTCGAGCGAAAGATAAAAGCGCGAAGATCCGGCGTCGCCCTGACGTCCGGCGCGGCCGCGCAGCTGATTGTCGATCCGGCGGCTTTCATGCCGCTCGGTGCCGATGATATGCAAACCGCCGAGCGCAGCGACGTTTTCGCCCAGCACGATATCGGTGCCGCGACCCGCCATGTTCGTGGCAATCGTTACCGCAGCGTATTGGCCCGCCTGCGAAATGATGCTCGCTTCCTGTTCATGGAACTTGGCGTTCAAGACGTTGTGAGGTACGCCGCGTTTTTTCAATTGCTCGCTCAGCATTTCCGACTGAACGATCGAAGTCGTGCCGACCAGCACCGGTTGATGCTTGGCATGGCACTCGATGATTTCCTCGACGACCGCGCGATATTTGGCGCGACGGTTCTTATAGATGATGTCCGGATAGTCC contains these protein-coding regions:
- the secA gene encoding preprotein translocase subunit SecA; translated protein: MFGFLKKLFGDDNEREIKRMMQYVEQINALEPTIAALSDVSLAAKTVEFKKRVDEGETLDQLMPEAFAVVREASKRVLGMRHFDVQLLGGITLHEGNIAEMRTGEGKTLVATLPVYLNALTGKGVHVVTVNDYLARRDSEWMGKVYNFLGLSVGLIVHGLDFAERRAAYQADITYGTNNEYGFDYLRDNMVIHAEQMVQRPLNYAIVDEVDSILVDEARTPLIISGPGEKSTDLYYVLAKVVPKLIPGEDYTVDEKLKTVAPTESGIAKAEKMLNVSNLYEHENMEMSHHFNQALRARALMHRDRDYVVKDGEVIIVDEFTGRLMFGRRYSDGLHQAIEAKENVKIERESQTLASITFQNFFRMYEKLAGMTGTAKTEEAEFQKIYKLDVIVIPTNREVTRTDYPDIIYKNRRAKYRAVVEEIIECHAKHQPVLVGTTSIVQSEMLSEQLKKRGVPHNVLNAKFHEQEASIISQAGQYAAVTIATNMAGRGTDIVLGENVAALGGLHIIGTERHESRRIDNQLRGRAGRQGDAGSSRFYLSLEDDLMRLFGSDNIAGIMDKLGMEEDEPIEHSLITRSIEQAQKKVEARNFDIRKHVLEYDDVMNQQREVIYGQRRQILLGDNLKENITHMLEKLVQDMLDAHANEKLYPEDWDYAALIEECEEYFATPKLLTVGELEKLSREELHERLLEVARDGYEAREEAFGADNMRELEKVVMLKVVDNKWMEHLDAMDMLREGIGLRAYGQKDPLIEYKIEAFDMFQQMIENIQGDIVKYMYHVNIVTQPEDRLQQAHATHGEDGEAAAKKPIEHGDQTGRNELCPCGSGKKYKKCCGVNG